In Eubalaena glacialis isolate mEubGla1 chromosome 12, mEubGla1.1.hap2.+ XY, whole genome shotgun sequence, the sequence GTTATATTTGGGTCATTCGGCTTTATATTTCCAATGCCAAATACAGTGTCTAGTACAAAGAACGAactcaaaagtgaaaaaaatgttaatttgaatTAGCTTTTTTATAAAGTTCTTATTTTACTTCAAATTGCTAAAGAAAAGCAGTACAGAAACCATCTCTTTGTCCACATGCTCATTTGACCGTAATTAATTATGTCCTCCAAAAGTAAAATGCAGTGTAATCATATAATCACTGTACGTGTTCTTTGAACAcagtgtctgtaaaatggagaggagGCATCACCAGGGTTTGGAAAACACAAGAGCTTTAGTGCTTTTCAATCTTTAAGTCACTGGGAAGTTTCCATTGCAGCTTTTTCTAAAGTCCTTGTAGATTAACAAAAGTTTCAGGAATTTATAATCTTGTATTTACTTCTCAAACAAAGTATACTTTGGAAGAAGATTTTTGTCCCCCCAAAATCTACCTTCAAGTTAGGCaagagttttttttcccctgtatatattttggacaaATAAACATTGGTAACAAGgaattcaaaattcaaattatttgaagaaacaatgagAAATTTCAGGCGCAAAGGTAGAGAATCAGAAAAGCATAAAAGAATACGAAATGGAAAATAATCAGCAAAtcctattcatttatttctaaatgctaaaaaaatgtcaaaatgtatgaagaaaacaaatgttttagaACAACTAACCATTGAATGTTAATATCCTCCTAGTTGGCAAATGATTACACTTGCCTCTCTAGATCCAAGTGTTTAATTTTGCACTTGACCTTAATCCACATTAGTTTTAAAGTCCCTGCAGTAATCTTATCAATATACATCTGCTTCCTCAGAGAATAAATTAATTGTTGATGAATCACTTCCTAAGACTTTGACACTTGCAATAAGTTTTATTGCCTTCTGAAACCATGGATAAAAGAAAGCCTATATCAAGGGGTTCATAGCTGAATTACAATAAACACACCACACTAAAATCTCATAAACATAAGGAGGAGTGATAAAATTCACATAAGCGTCAATTATAGCATCAATAATGTATGGAAGTCAAGAGACCAGAAAAGCTGCCATAGCAATACCCAATGTTTTAgcagcttttctctctctctttgtcactctTTCCTTATAACTCTCTGAGGAGGACTGAACTTGGCTGGCTGTACTTTCTATCTTCCTGGCCTGATAGTTAGCCACCAAAAATACCTTACCGTATATAAACAAACACCATGGCAACAGTGGGTATaaagaatagaagaaaacaaagtagaTACCCAATTTTGATGCAGTGAAGCCGGACAGCCTCCTACACAGGTGAGAGCAACTACTAGGTCCTCAACCCCTTCCTCATTGACCCCTGTGTGAAAGATAGAAAAACTATATGTGACAGAAAAGAACCAAGAGAGAACAATGCATATTCCTGAAACCGAGTCAGTAAACTTGGTTGGGTAGGTCAGAGGATCAGTAACAGCAATATATCTGTCAATAGAGTTACagcataaatgaaataaagaagcaAAACAGAAGGAATTATCGAAACATGTATGAAATTTACAGTAACTCTCCCCAAAGTACAAGCAGCTCTCCAGAGACCTCACTGTGCTAAAGGGCATCACAGTCACTCCCACCAAGAAGTCCGCACAGGCCAAGGATGCGATCAGAAACTTTGTAGATGTGTGCAGCTGTCTGAAGTGAAGAATAGCAGTAATGACCAGTAAGTTTCCAAACACAGCCAGCATGGCCCCAAAACTGAGGACTGCATACAGAATTGCCCGAGGACCTGGTGACTAAGGAGTCTTAAGAAAGGACCCGTTCACGTTCTTGTAGCAGAGTTCCACAGCTTCAGCTTGGGAGAAATTTTTCACCATTGCCTTCTTGTTTGAATGATTTCAAGGTTCTCAAATTCCCTATTTCAGCAATTTAAAGCAAGAAGGAGATGGCAATTTCAAAAGCTtctgtaagaggaaaaaaaattctagttaaAATGAAAGCTAGTAACTTTTCTCCCATTTGGGGGGGCATATTAACTATAACCTCTTGGTCTTTCTAAAAAGTATTCccaagtttttaatatatttagagtGAAAACTTGTTGCAGAAAGTCATTAAAATTATAGTCAACATACTTAGTCCAATgatatgttttataaaatgtaattagCTAATCACTAGAAGATCCCTTTTTTGTGTTACTTTACCTTTTGAAATCTTGCCTGTAACCACCTGAGTTGAGAACTAATTAAGTTACCAAAGGCTGTTTTATTTACTAAGCTATCTCCCCTAAGTAGTCATTTCAGCAGTAATGATAAACTGTACTTCAttttttcaagaaggaagaaacaaattaCATCTTCAAATTATAGCCTCAAAAATCCCTATAGTATAGACTGTAAAGACTGAGGAAGCATTTACTCATAATAGCTTGTTAAACTTATTTGGGGAATAGATTTCTTCTATTGCTTATATTTTCAGAGTTtatggggttttcttttctttttgtattccttcaTGGTCTGGATAGCTTGAGATGATTTGGAGAACTATTCTTACCAGATTGATACTAATATATAACCAGTGTGTAAGTATTTTCCCTGCTGCTAGCCAGTTTTAGATGTCTAAAATCAGTAAGATTGATTAAAATAAGCAATAACTCACCTAGCCCCTTACCTTCCCATCCTTAAAAAACAGCATATTTTTAAACCTACCACAGAGGGGTAGGCAACACCTGGGATGGTCTtggggacggggtggggagggaggttctAGATTAGCCGTGTCTCTGGTGGGAATGGATTCATGCTAAGTGCTCCAAAATTCAAGTAGAGACCAAGTTGGTTTCTCCCGGTGTttgttttcgtttgtttgtttttatactgagGAATACAGTCTTCAAACACTTTACAGAGCTCACCAAACAATAGTGactaattatttttttacttcatttaacCATGAAAATGTACAACCTTGCATCTATATCTTAACTGAACTAGAGACTAGACTACTTGTATTGCCATTATCACGTACCAGAGCTCTGTCCTCTGTTGAAAGTTCAGGTTCTTAAAAAAAGGCTATGTGAACACACCTGTGTATcttttatctatatatctatactcTCTAGTTAATAGGCTTTGTTAATCtgtgaattttaaatgtttgtgtatgtgtggtatgtggtatgtgtgtatatatgcctGTGGTACTTTCAGGATTTACTAGTCCATGAATTTTAAATCaactcatttttacttttttttttttaattaattaatttatttatttatttatttatttttggctgtgttgggtcttcgtttctgtgcgagggctttctctagttgcggcaagcgagtgccactcttcatcgcggtgcgcaggcctctcactgtcgcggcctctcttgttgcggagcacaggctccagacgcgcaggctcagtagttgtggctcacgggcctagttgctccgcggcatgtgggatcttcccagaccagggctcgaacccgtgtccctggcgttggcaggcggattctcaaccactgcaccaccagggaagcccctcatttttatttttattcctcaagTTTATACTTCTTTAAGCCCTCACTGGTTTAATGGCATAAATCTAAGTCTCCTCCTTAGAGAGCATCTCGCAGTTACTCCTGGGATTCCCAAGGTGGGTGCATCCATGTGCCCACAAGTCCGTTTACCCAATAAAAAGACCATTTGACACCCGCATACTTTCTTCTTCTGCCCCAGCTCTCCGGATAAAGTCCACCACATCTCTTGTTTTATTCTAGAGCTGGCTAAAGAAATTTCACCACTGCCACCATAGATGGTATCCTGCCTTAGAGTCTGAGTGTCTGTGTAAAGGCTGCTTATCTCCCCAAGCTTCAGGCTCCCCACTTCACTGGTAATGCTGCTGTTGTGCAAAAGGAGAGAGACCCCTTCCTCAGGTCTTTACACTTGGGCCCTAACATAGCAGCCTTCAGTCTTATAGAGTGTCTTAAATCTTGCCCTTCCCTAGAAGCAGACACTTGAGGAGTGATGAGCACTCCTAAGACCCACATCTTGGTACTTAATATTTTACACCCGTAAAAGGAACTAGAGCTTCTCAAAGAAATGATTCATCCAAGCCATGGGACGGGGAAAGTACAGGAAGAAACTGGAACATATTTTTATAtcagacactttttttttaaatgttggagcACTTTCATAAGGATGCTTTTACAGCATGAatgggctcccactggccaaatatgGAACAATTTGAGTGCTAAAATAATTAGGGAGagtaaaaacaaattataaaccattagaaaaaaatgagaaactgtGTGGCCATattaattaaagagaaaaagaaagagagagagatgattgtagatagatagatagatcagtAGGTAGATAAAGAAGGGCTCTTTATTACAGTAGAATACCAAGTGCAACTGATACATATGGAGAGGGTGCTGGAGTTGGAGCATCATGATTTTGGAATCATCACAATAATATTGACTCAGAgagaatcatcaatggatgctaaacctggtgggaggggaggggaatttTGATGAGAGTCTAGAAAAAGGATTTTGAAATAGAGTTTAACCAATGCAACAGAACTATTTTCTACAGATATAAATGATTAATTAGGAAGAGCACAGACACAGTAATACCACCAGTCCTCCTTTGCAAGATGTGATAAGTAGCTCCTTTAAACTCTTTTTGTCTTTCCATGATGCTGGAAATTCTTAGCAAAGCATCATCTTTAAGAGCTCTCTGGAAAGTGTATTTTACTGTGAGGAGCAATGTAGTAGAATATTTTTCATATCTAGTATCACATTATATCCATAGACAATCCATTCTTGCCTAGCATAGAGACTGAGAAACTGGACATGTTCATTGTACAACAGGAGGTTCAGAACAGAAGTGTTTGTTGGGTGGCCCTGAAACATAAAGCAGTCAGAGGACAACACAGGAACACAGTGTGTCCCTAAGAGGAGGGAtgccaaagaaaatatatgccaAGTATCAGGTCCATATTGTTACACTACATTTTTAACATTTGCTTAAGAGTCTTAATGATTCCCTAAAGTATTCTTGGACAAGTTTTGAAGCTTTAGATCAGAGGAAACAAggtttcatgtccttgttgattCAATGCTCTTGTTAGTTAATTGAGTTGAATCACATAGAGTCTAGTCCAGAGCTAGCTATCCAATAAAACTTTCTGTGATGAAAGAAACAttctatatctgcactgtccaatatgacAGCCACTATTCACATGTGGttactgaacacttgaaatgtggtttcTCA encodes:
- the TAAR9 gene encoding LOW QUALITY PROTEIN: trace amine-associated receptor 9 (The sequence of the model RefSeq protein was modified relative to this genomic sequence to represent the inferred CDS: deleted 2 bases in 2 codons; substituted 3 bases at 3 genomic stop codons), which codes for MVKNFSQAEAVELCYKNVNGSFLKTPXSPGPRAILYAVLSFGAMLAVFGNLLVITAILHFRQLHTSTKFLIASLACADFLVGVTVMPFSTVRSLESCLYFGESYCKFHTCFDNSFCFASLFHLCCNSIDRYIAVTDPLTYPTKFTDSVSGICIVLSWFFSVTYSFSIFHTGVNEEGVEDLVVALTCVGGCPASLHQNWVLLCFLLFFIPTVAMVFFIYGKVFLVANYQARKIESTASQVQSSSESYKERVTKRERKAAKTLGIAMAAFLVSXLPYIIDAIIDAYVNFITPPYVYEILVWCVYCNSAMNPLIXAFFYPWFQKAIKLIASVKVLGSDSSTINLFSEEADVY